A genomic stretch from Clavelina lepadiformis chromosome 5, kaClaLepa1.1, whole genome shotgun sequence includes:
- the LOC143459089 gene encoding protein AMN1 homolog, giving the protein MLYGCVDSLVNASMYVVTKHLPKYGNAISTVPPNIKRRLLYLLCKRGLVNDVNITLLLYPKLREIDLSECDVTDASLLQISQVCIQLVKVDLNAVKGFRDQVTTAGVVALSKGCPLLQTVYLRRCCNVTDGALRALAENCPNLKQLNLGSCTKISDASLQALAAKCPGLECLNIAATSVTDDGILSLCAGSPRLALKELHINHCMQLSDRSVEGVMSMCPAINILLIHGCPKMTDRLRSTLEADNVKLKQVTWTVY; this is encoded by the coding sequence ATGTTGTATGGTTGCGTTGATTCTCTGGTGAACGCCAGCATGTATGTCGTCACAAAGCACTTGCCCAAATACGGCAACGCAATAAGCACTGTACCCCCCAATATTAAAAGGAGACTCCTCTATTTGCTATGCAAGAGGGGCCTGGTCAATGACGTCAATATAACCTTGCTGCTTTATCCAAAGCTGAGAGAAATAGATTTAAGTGAATGTGACGTCACTGATGCGTCACTCCTGCAAATATCGCAAGTGTGTATTCAACTGGTAAAAGTCGATTTGAATGCCGTAAAAGGGTTTCGTGACCAGGTAACAACTGCCGGTGTGGTAGCGCTCTCCAAAGGCTGCCCTTTGCTCCAGACAGTCTATCTGAGAAGATGCTGCAATGTTACTGATGGGGCACTGCGAGCGCTGGCAGAAAATTGCCCGAATCTAAAACAGCTAAACCTGGGCTCTTGTACGAAAATTTCCGATGCTAGTCTGCAGGCTCTGGCTGCGAAGTGTCCCGGATTGGAATGTCTTAATATTGCAGCCACATCTGTAACCGACGATGGAATCCTGAGCTTATGTGCAGGCTCACCGCGACTTGCGCTGAAAGAACTGCACATAAATCATTGCATGCAGCTTTCTGATCGATCGGTAGAGGGCGTAATGAGCATGTGCCCGGCTATCAACATCTTACTCATTCACGGATGTCCAAAAATGACCGATAGGCTGCGAAGCACTTTGGAAGCGGATAACGTGAAATTGAAGCAAGTGACCTGGACTGTGTATTGA